A stretch of the Candidatus Zixiibacteriota bacterium genome encodes the following:
- a CDS encoding DinB family protein, translating into MFTTIEEFEKRWQYESSTTQAVMDALTDESLGQAVADDHRTLGRMAWHIACAIPEITGHTGIDFGGVDPRAPMPRKAREIADGYRKFSQTLLQDVKKNWTDSTLAEEDEMYGEKWRRGFTLLIVTLHEVHHRGQMTVLMRQAGLVVPNIYGQAKEGWAALGIPEPEV; encoded by the coding sequence ATGTTCACGACAATCGAAGAGTTTGAGAAGAGGTGGCAGTACGAGAGCAGTACCACTCAGGCGGTGATGGACGCTTTGACGGATGAGTCGTTGGGGCAGGCCGTTGCTGACGACCACCGGACGCTGGGCAGGATGGCCTGGCACATCGCGTGCGCCATTCCGGAGATAACGGGGCACACCGGAATTGACTTTGGCGGGGTCGACCCGAGAGCTCCCATGCCCAGGAAAGCGCGAGAGATTGCCGACGGGTACAGGAAGTTTTCGCAGACGCTTTTACAGGACGTAAAAAAGAATTGGACCGACAGCACACTGGCCGAGGAGGACGAAATGTATGGTGAGAAGTGGCGTCGGGGATTCACGCTATTGATCGTGACACTACATGAGGTTCACCATCGGGGTCAGATGACGGTGCTGATGAGGCAGGCGGGGCTGGTCGTACCCAATATCTATGGTCAGGCAAAGGAGGGCTGGGCTGCCCTTGGCATACCAGAACCTGAAGTATAG
- a CDS encoding YfiR family protein, giving the protein MRKLVIALAVTLLVPTAFAANDGDKEITAKAQFLVELADHIEWQEDTNQAAKDNVTIYVVGESPVTEALLEQAAAASSESREIKVEVVSVNDDFTGCQILYLASDDLGVLAKVLKKVNGTKIITVADAKDFARYGAMINFVVEDGSKVGYVINKLVAETIGVKLDSKLMDKAVLI; this is encoded by the coding sequence ATGAGAAAACTCGTAATCGCACTTGCCGTAACACTGCTTGTGCCAACAGCCTTTGCTGCCAATGACGGCGATAAGGAAATCACGGCCAAAGCCCAATTTCTTGTTGAACTCGCTGACCATATCGAGTGGCAGGAGGATACCAATCAGGCCGCGAAAGACAACGTTACCATCTACGTCGTCGGCGAATCACCGGTTACTGAAGCTCTGCTTGAACAGGCCGCTGCCGCTTCTTCCGAATCCAGAGAGATTAAGGTTGAGGTCGTTTCGGTCAACGATGATTTCACCGGCTGTCAGATTCTGTACCTTGCCTCCGATGACCTCGGCGTTCTGGCCAAAGTCCTCAAGAAGGTCAATGGCACCAAAATTATCACCGTCGCCGATGCCAAAGATTTCGCCCGGTATGGCGCGATGATCAATTTCGTCGTCGAGGATGGTTCTAAAGTCGGCTATGTGATCAACAAACTCGTGGCCGAGACAATCGGCGTAAAACTCGATTCGAAACTTATGGATAAGGCCGTCCTGATCTGA
- the hdrA2 gene encoding CoB-CoM heterodisulfide reductase HdrA2, protein MAVELTKPDNLRIGVFVCECGLNIAGTIDCHAVSEYSKTLDDVVCVVQNKYTCADPGQNEIKKAIVEHKLNRVVVASCTPKIHEPTFRQCVADAGLNPYLFEMVNLREHCSWVHQNEREKATEKAKDLVRGGVARARFLEPQTEAEVPVTKAALVIGGGVAGIQAALDLADGGHKVYLVEKEPTIGGIMAALDKTYPTMDCSIUILGPKMMDVGRHPRVELFTNSEVESVTGFVGNFNVTVRKKARYVDANECTACAECAKVCPVAVPDEYQQGFSSRKAIYLPFPQAVPSAYVLDMDNCLGNNPIACGKCAQVCERKCIDYDDHDELVKIEAGVIIAATGMDVYDPTEYDEYGYTRYENVITSMEFERLICAGGPTEGHFIRPSDRKIPKRIGFIQCVGSRSKDGRGNPYCSNICCMNTVKDTLLLCDHYPGVEAKVFYMDMRAFGKGFEDLYMRSKEEGVKYIRGIPGDVVEDPKSRNLVLTVENTTTGKLEKHELEMLVLSQGVIPRKDQEQIKKLLTLSSTSDGFIMESHPKLKPVDAPTKGIFIAGCVESPKDVKDSVTQASAAAARASILLNAGKTRIEAITSQVDTDLCNFCGICAKVCPYNAISAPDRKLAKPPTIIQAACAGCGACAAECPQDAILMRHFRDEQIMAQVDALVTEDPAKGLLTFACNWCSYAGGDNAGTARLQYPTNCRLIRTMCSGRVDEKFIIRAFRMGAPMVLVSGCHFADCHYISAVHWTQKRMDRLWNKLEKLGIRPERLQLEWISAAEGQKFARVMRDLEKMVAAVTPDEIEFTKKVLAEEEAKAKKKKKPKEEVEVTA, encoded by the coding sequence ATGGCAGTTGAACTAACAAAACCCGACAACTTACGCATCGGAGTTTTCGTCTGTGAGTGCGGGTTGAATATCGCCGGTACTATCGACTGTCACGCGGTCAGCGAGTATTCGAAAACTCTGGATGACGTCGTCTGCGTCGTACAGAACAAATATACCTGCGCCGACCCGGGACAGAACGAAATCAAAAAGGCGATAGTCGAGCACAAACTGAATCGCGTAGTGGTAGCCTCCTGTACCCCGAAGATACACGAGCCTACTTTTCGCCAGTGCGTTGCCGATGCCGGTCTGAATCCGTATTTGTTCGAGATGGTCAACCTGCGCGAACACTGCAGCTGGGTCCATCAGAATGAAAGGGAAAAGGCCACCGAAAAGGCAAAAGACCTTGTCCGCGGCGGTGTGGCGCGCGCGAGATTCCTCGAACCCCAGACCGAAGCCGAAGTGCCCGTGACCAAAGCGGCGCTCGTCATCGGCGGCGGGGTCGCCGGAATCCAAGCCGCCCTCGATCTGGCCGATGGGGGACACAAAGTCTACCTGGTCGAAAAAGAACCCACGATCGGCGGCATTATGGCCGCACTCGATAAAACATACCCGACGATGGACTGTAGTATATGAATACTCGGTCCAAAAATGATGGATGTCGGTCGACATCCCAGGGTTGAGCTCTTCACCAACAGTGAAGTCGAGTCGGTCACTGGATTCGTAGGTAACTTCAACGTCACCGTGCGTAAAAAAGCACGCTATGTCGATGCCAACGAATGCACCGCCTGCGCCGAGTGCGCAAAAGTTTGTCCGGTCGCCGTACCGGACGAATACCAGCAAGGCTTTTCTTCCCGCAAAGCCATCTATCTGCCGTTTCCCCAGGCCGTACCATCGGCCTATGTCCTCGACATGGACAATTGCCTTGGCAACAATCCTATCGCCTGCGGTAAGTGCGCCCAGGTCTGCGAGAGGAAATGCATCGATTACGACGACCACGATGAACTGGTCAAAATAGAAGCCGGCGTGATTATAGCCGCCACCGGCATGGATGTTTACGATCCCACCGAATACGATGAGTACGGCTATACCCGCTACGAAAACGTCATCACCAGCATGGAATTCGAACGCCTCATCTGCGCCGGAGGACCCACCGAGGGTCACTTTATTCGCCCCAGTGACCGTAAAATCCCCAAGCGAATCGGCTTCATCCAGTGCGTCGGCTCACGTTCCAAAGACGGTCGCGGCAATCCCTATTGCTCCAACATCTGCTGCATGAACACCGTTAAGGACACTCTGCTTCTGTGTGATCACTATCCCGGTGTCGAAGCAAAAGTGTTCTATATGGATATGCGCGCCTTCGGAAAAGGCTTCGAAGACCTCTATATGCGAAGCAAGGAAGAAGGTGTCAAATATATCCGAGGCATTCCCGGCGATGTCGTCGAAGACCCCAAATCGCGCAATCTGGTTCTCACAGTGGAAAACACCACCACCGGCAAGCTGGAAAAACACGAACTCGAAATGCTGGTTCTCTCGCAGGGGGTCATCCCGCGTAAGGATCAGGAACAAATCAAGAAACTCCTCACTCTGTCGAGCACCTCCGATGGCTTCATCATGGAATCGCATCCCAAGCTGAAGCCTGTCGATGCTCCCACGAAGGGGATATTCATCGCCGGGTGCGTGGAATCACCAAAAGACGTGAAAGACAGCGTCACCCAGGCCAGCGCCGCCGCCGCAAGGGCGAGTATTCTGCTCAACGCGGGGAAGACCCGCATCGAGGCCATCACCTCCCAGGTTGACACCGACCTCTGTAATTTCTGCGGCATCTGTGCGAAAGTCTGTCCCTACAACGCTATCAGTGCGCCGGACCGCAAACTGGCAAAGCCGCCGACCATCATCCAAGCCGCTTGTGCCGGATGCGGAGCATGTGCAGCTGAATGCCCGCAGGATGCTATTCTGATGCGCCATTTCCGCGACGAGCAAATTATGGCCCAGGTCGATGCTCTCGTAACCGAAGACCCGGCGAAAGGTTTGCTTACGTTCGCCTGCAACTGGTGCAGCTACGCGGGCGGTGATAACGCCGGGACTGCGAGACTCCAGTACCCGACCAACTGCCGATTGATCAGAACTATGTGCTCAGGTCGCGTCGACGAGAAATTCATCATACGCGCCTTCCGAATGGGCGCCCCTATGGTGCTCGTATCGGGATGCCACTTCGCCGATTGCCATTACATAAGCGCCGTCCACTGGACCCAGAAACGCATGGACCGTCTGTGGAACAAACTCGAAAAACTGGGCATCCGCCCGGAAAGACTGCAGCTTGAGTGGATTTCAGCGGCCGAAGGCCAAAAATTCGCCAGGGTGATGCGCGATCTCGAAAAAATGGTCGCGGCCGTCACACCGGACGAAATAGAGTTCACCAAAAAAGTGCTGGCGGAAGAGGAAGCCAAAGCTAAAAAGAAGAAAAAACCTAAAGAAGAGGTGGAGGTTACCGCCTGA
- a CDS encoding DUF2934 domain-containing protein — MTIEVKRTKWVTFLKQFNATNQYRKATVSVKRPGSKNTPVDRDVPFMGVAIARKGRVIEGIELFMAQADPERLNQPTVSIKQPAKIVVEKGADESYHQLVVEAKDGTVAKIDLSGTPQPEHHRSVIERLAYSIYERRGHTPGRDVEDWLEAEQKIRQVEHSLVE; from the coding sequence ATGACTATAGAGGTCAAAAGGACCAAGTGGGTCACATTTTTGAAGCAGTTCAATGCTACCAACCAGTACCGAAAGGCGACCGTAAGTGTGAAAAGGCCAGGTAGTAAGAACACGCCGGTGGACAGGGATGTCCCGTTTATGGGTGTGGCCATTGCTCGGAAGGGCAGGGTGATCGAAGGTATCGAACTCTTTATGGCTCAGGCGGATCCGGAGAGGCTTAATCAACCGACGGTAAGCATTAAGCAGCCGGCCAAGATTGTTGTTGAGAAAGGCGCTGATGAAAGTTACCACCAGCTGGTGGTTGAGGCGAAGGACGGTACGGTAGCGAAGATTGACCTGAGCGGCACACCCCAGCCGGAGCATCATCGCTCCGTTATCGAGAGACTGGCGTATTCGATCTATGAACGACGCGGGCATACCCCGGGACGTGACGTTGAGGACTGGCTGGAAGCCGAGCAAAAGATCAGGCAAGTGGAACACAGTCTCGTCGAGTAG
- the ubiE gene encoding bifunctional demethylmenaquinone methyltransferase/2-methoxy-6-polyprenyl-1,4-benzoquinol methylase UbiE: protein MKSEQTNSHPPSREDVHKMFDRIAPRYDLLNRLLSFGRDVSWRKKVAHYLPHKDQLALLDVATGTGDLLVSLYSRSGRVATGVGMDLAVKMLSIAQKKIAAKNLGKILSVTIGDARTIPFGDGTFDAVTIAFGIRNVDPVEKALAEMYRVLSPGGKALILEFSLPENILMRKLYLLYFRYILPIIGAFISGDSYAYRYLNRTVETFPYGDDFCSLMKQAGFENVIGHRLTFGVATIYEGAHV, encoded by the coding sequence TTGAAAAGCGAACAAACCAACAGCCATCCACCGTCGCGCGAAGATGTCCACAAGATGTTCGACAGAATCGCTCCCCGCTATGACCTGCTAAATCGTCTGCTGTCCTTCGGCCGCGATGTCTCCTGGCGTAAAAAAGTAGCACACTACCTGCCGCACAAAGATCAGTTGGCGCTCCTTGATGTAGCCACGGGCACCGGAGACCTCCTCGTCTCGCTTTATAGCCGGAGCGGCAGGGTGGCCACCGGCGTGGGCATGGACCTGGCCGTCAAAATGCTCAGTATCGCGCAGAAGAAAATAGCCGCCAAAAACCTCGGCAAAATCCTTTCGGTAACGATTGGCGATGCCCGGACAATTCCCTTTGGTGATGGAACTTTCGATGCTGTCACGATAGCGTTCGGGATTCGCAATGTTGATCCGGTTGAAAAGGCTCTGGCGGAGATGTATCGTGTTCTTAGCCCGGGGGGAAAGGCGCTTATACTTGAGTTCTCACTGCCGGAAAACATTCTCATGCGAAAACTCTATCTGCTGTATTTCAGATATATACTGCCCATCATAGGCGCGTTCATCTCCGGCGATAGCTATGCCTATCGCTATCTGAACCGCACCGTGGAAACATTCCCCTACGGCGATGATTTCTGCTCGCTTATGAAACAGGCGGGTTTCGAGAATGTCATCGGTCATCGGCTCACTTTCGGAGTCGCGACCATCTACGAAGGTGCTCATGTTTAG
- a CDS encoding aldo/keto reductase family protein: MNYRKVGKSGLKISEIAIGAWLTYGGPVAARQTENIIKTAVDLGINFIDLADIYTKGKAEEAVGKAIKGMKRSDLVISSKVFWPMSDNINDRGLSRKHIMESVDKSLSRLGIDYLDIYFCHRYDPETEIDEVVMAMSDLVRQGKILYWGTSVWQAEHIERAVGIARDWRAYAPVVEQPRYNMLDRHIELDVMPTCARNGMGLTVWSPLAQGFLTGKYNDGIPQDSRGGTTDWLKGDLTQENVAKARKLTEVAKSVGVSLAQLALAWVLRRDEISCAITGATSPEQVENNATASQVKLSDDTLREIEGILDNRPRKWAF; this comes from the coding sequence ATGAATTATCGCAAAGTAGGTAAATCCGGCTTGAAAATCTCTGAAATCGCCATCGGCGCGTGGCTGACCTATGGCGGTCCGGTGGCTGCCAGGCAAACCGAAAACATTATCAAGACAGCTGTTGACCTGGGTATTAATTTTATCGATCTGGCTGATATCTACACTAAGGGCAAGGCCGAAGAGGCCGTGGGCAAGGCGATCAAAGGAATGAAGCGCAGCGACCTGGTCATTTCGAGCAAGGTATTCTGGCCCATGTCGGACAACATCAATGACCGGGGGTTGAGCCGCAAGCACATCATGGAATCGGTGGATAAATCGTTGTCGCGACTGGGGATAGATTATCTCGATATTTATTTCTGTCACCGGTATGACCCGGAAACCGAAATTGATGAAGTGGTCATGGCTATGAGCGATCTGGTTCGTCAGGGCAAAATTCTCTACTGGGGAACATCGGTGTGGCAGGCCGAACACATTGAACGGGCTGTCGGAATTGCCCGTGACTGGCGGGCTTATGCTCCCGTTGTTGAGCAGCCGCGCTACAATATGCTGGACCGGCATATTGAATTGGACGTAATGCCCACCTGTGCCCGTAATGGGATGGGACTTACGGTCTGGTCGCCGCTGGCGCAAGGGTTTCTGACCGGCAAGTACAATGACGGTATTCCGCAGGACAGCCGGGGTGGAACAACTGACTGGCTCAAGGGTGACCTGACGCAGGAGAATGTTGCGAAGGCAAGAAAGCTGACCGAGGTGGCCAAATCCGTGGGCGTGTCCCTTGCCCAGCTTGCCCTGGCCTGGGTTCTGAGGCGAGACGAAATAAGTTGTGCCATAACGGGAGCTACCAGCCCGGAGCAGGTGGAAAACAATGCGACGGCATCGCAGGTGAAATTGTCCGATGATACGCTGCGCGAGATAGAGGGTATACTTGATAATCGCCCGAGGAAATGGGCGTTTTAA
- a CDS encoding CBS domain-containing protein, which produces MLVKALLESKPKEVITATPTTTLEEAMDLLIKNKIGCLPIVDDAGKLIGIVSDKDIFEKIHETKGQYHELRLEHLMQTELIVGLLDDDLSYIAGIMDKNWIRHVPIVDGDHVIGMVSQRDIHRTFVRNKEVENRYLMDMLEKRDKSGDI; this is translated from the coding sequence ATGCTCGTAAAAGCACTATTGGAATCAAAGCCAAAAGAGGTTATCACCGCCACGCCAACAACCACGCTTGAAGAGGCTATGGACCTGCTCATCAAAAACAAAATCGGCTGCCTGCCGATCGTTGATGATGCCGGAAAACTCATCGGTATTGTCAGTGATAAGGATATCTTCGAAAAGATACACGAGACAAAAGGCCAATACCATGAGCTCAGGCTGGAACACCTGATGCAAACGGAGTTGATTGTCGGGCTGCTCGATGATGACCTCAGTTATATTGCCGGCATCATGGACAAAAACTGGATTCGCCACGTACCGATAGTCGATGGCGACCATGTGATCGGCATGGTCTCGCAGAGAGACATCCATAGAACCTTCGTGAGAAACAAAGAAGTTGAGAATCGCTATCTCATGGACATGCTCGAGAAGCGGGACAAGTCCGGCGATATCTAA
- a CDS encoding isochorismate synthase, producing MFSLKKIWRRSKAAVAEKQLSTSEVAHEQVTHKLRGEVKRILQSAAIGGEAGVSLIKSLAVPVEDCSPLEWLRSQKTDLKVYWSDRSGLFQSAGIDAADIIDQTSFAHRDDALRKIKDNLSVSNEGVRYYGGMRFDNTAPVDNDWKPFGKYFFFVPRFEMYRTSGQTWLVCNLFLQKDKSDPESVLREFNNLSFIRPSNVPDLPPVTSRTDLPDEARWNDIVQAALNSLDRHQYQKIVLARKAMLEFEGDLEPLQLMQKLQQEISNSYHFYFQLNPYTAFLGATPERLYHRSGKRIKCDAVAGTRPRGANDSEDRKLGEELLNSAKDRREHRFVIDSITDALGDMCDQSVHAPTDSPTLLKLPRLQHLHTRLEGTLSGEPDDSRIIDVLHPTAAVGGYPREGMLDEIQRLERFDRGWYAAPIGWINKNTAEFAVAIRSALSLKNHLCLYAGAGILDGSIASNEWRETEDKMSNFLRLVGQ from the coding sequence ATGTTTAGCTTGAAAAAAATCTGGCGACGAAGCAAAGCCGCTGTTGCTGAGAAGCAGTTGAGCACGTCCGAAGTCGCTCATGAACAGGTTACCCATAAACTGCGGGGCGAAGTCAAAAGGATCCTTCAATCCGCGGCCATCGGCGGCGAAGCCGGCGTCAGCCTGATCAAGAGTCTGGCTGTGCCGGTCGAAGACTGTTCTCCGCTCGAGTGGCTGCGCTCGCAGAAGACCGACCTGAAAGTATACTGGTCGGATAGATCGGGACTCTTCCAATCGGCCGGGATCGATGCCGCCGATATCATCGATCAGACCTCCTTTGCCCACCGCGACGATGCCTTAAGGAAAATTAAGGACAACCTCAGCGTTTCCAACGAAGGTGTGCGTTATTATGGCGGCATGAGGTTCGATAATACCGCCCCGGTCGATAATGACTGGAAACCGTTCGGCAAGTATTTTTTCTTTGTCCCGCGTTTCGAAATGTACCGCACCTCCGGTCAGACCTGGCTGGTCTGCAACCTCTTCCTTCAAAAAGACAAAAGCGACCCGGAGAGTGTCCTGCGCGAATTCAACAATCTGTCTTTTATTCGGCCGTCAAACGTGCCCGATCTCCCGCCGGTGACTTCGAGGACGGATCTTCCGGATGAGGCCCGATGGAACGATATTGTCCAGGCCGCCCTTAACAGCCTCGACCGCCACCAGTATCAAAAGATTGTGCTTGCCCGAAAAGCCATGCTGGAATTTGAAGGCGACCTCGAACCGCTGCAGCTTATGCAAAAACTTCAGCAGGAAATATCGAACTCCTATCACTTCTATTTTCAACTAAACCCGTACACAGCCTTTCTGGGCGCTACTCCCGAACGACTCTACCACCGCAGCGGCAAACGGATCAAGTGCGATGCTGTCGCCGGAACAAGGCCGCGGGGCGCGAACGATTCAGAAGACCGAAAGCTGGGCGAGGAGCTTCTAAATAGCGCCAAGGACAGAAGGGAACACCGCTTCGTAATCGATAGCATCACGGATGCCCTGGGTGATATGTGCGACCAATCCGTTCATGCGCCCACCGACTCGCCGACTCTGCTCAAACTGCCGCGACTTCAACATCTGCACACGCGGCTAGAAGGCACACTGTCCGGTGAACCTGACGACAGTCGAATAATCGATGTTTTGCATCCGACTGCGGCGGTTGGTGGGTATCCCCGCGAGGGAATGCTCGATGAAATCCAAAGGTTGGAGCGGTTCGACAGGGGATGGTATGCCGCGCCGATCGGATGGATAAACAAAAACACCGCCGAATTCGCCGTCGCCATTCGCTCCGCCCTCTCACTGAAAAATCACTTGTGCCTGTACGCCGGCGCGGGAATATTGGATGGATCCATCGCCTCCAACGAATGGCGGGAAACCGAAGACAAAATGAGCAACTTCCTCAGACTGGTGGGGCAATGA
- a CDS encoding (Fe-S)-binding protein — protein sequence METALEQLKRSRAFLCLECGKCTAVCPISRANSQYSPRRLLAEGLFYGASDLASNRMLWSCLTCQLCSRRCPVDVKYSEFMRDIRAIAQSNGFLGNPSHGGAMHHIMEMAASPKLKQNRTGWITDDLKVKKTGEVLYFVGCLPYYEQLFGKDFEFSPISIAHDTVKVLNKLGIEPVVMDNERCCGHDLYWLGQLDKFDELGRLNLKEFEKAGIKKIITACPECAVTIKRLYPERLGQDGPEVAHISEIIAANKGKLRFKSSPQKVAFQDPCRLGRFMEVYEQPRESLSAIPGVEVREMAHNRRGAICCGTTNWMNCDATSKQIQRSRLSEANAAGAETIVTACPKCQIHFRCAQCGQEGDKINIKVADMVNVIASALEG from the coding sequence ATGGAAACAGCCCTTGAACAACTGAAACGCTCCCGCGCTTTTCTCTGTCTCGAGTGCGGCAAATGCACCGCGGTTTGCCCGATATCACGTGCCAACAGTCAGTATTCACCGCGAAGACTGCTGGCCGAAGGCCTTTTCTATGGCGCGTCGGACCTCGCTTCCAATCGCATGCTCTGGTCCTGTTTGACCTGCCAGCTGTGCTCCCGGCGATGCCCGGTCGATGTGAAGTACTCTGAATTCATGCGCGACATCAGAGCCATAGCGCAAAGCAATGGCTTTCTCGGTAACCCGTCGCACGGCGGCGCCATGCATCACATCATGGAAATGGCGGCGTCTCCAAAATTGAAGCAGAACCGCACCGGGTGGATTACCGATGACCTCAAAGTGAAAAAGACCGGCGAGGTTTTATATTTCGTGGGATGCTTACCCTACTATGAACAACTCTTCGGCAAAGACTTCGAGTTCTCGCCAATCTCCATTGCCCACGATACCGTGAAAGTCCTCAACAAGCTCGGCATAGAACCGGTCGTAATGGACAACGAACGATGTTGCGGCCACGATCTCTACTGGCTGGGGCAACTCGACAAATTCGATGAACTCGGCCGGCTCAACCTGAAAGAATTCGAAAAAGCCGGTATCAAAAAAATCATCACCGCCTGTCCCGAGTGCGCCGTGACGATAAAGCGATTGTATCCCGAAAGACTCGGACAGGACGGTCCCGAGGTAGCGCATATCAGCGAGATTATTGCCGCCAACAAGGGCAAATTGAGATTCAAATCCTCGCCGCAGAAAGTCGCTTTCCAGGATCCATGCCGGCTCGGCAGATTCATGGAGGTCTATGAGCAGCCCAGGGAGAGTCTGTCGGCAATTCCCGGTGTTGAAGTGCGCGAAATGGCGCACAACCGGCGCGGCGCTATTTGTTGCGGAACAACCAACTGGATGAACTGCGACGCTACGTCGAAACAGATTCAACGGAGTCGCCTGTCCGAAGCGAACGCCGCGGGCGCGGAAACGATCGTTACCGCCTGCCCCAAGTGCCAGATTCACTTCCGTTGCGCCCAATGCGGACAGGAAGGTGACAAAATCAATATCAAAGTCGCGGATATGGTGAATGTAATCGCCTCGGCCCTCGAAGGCTGA